From Syntrophus gentianae, one genomic window encodes:
- the truB gene encoding tRNA pseudouridine(55) synthase TruB → MAFRLMDGILIVDKSPGKTSQQAVSEVRRILGVRKAGHSGTLDPLATGVLPICLNEATKLVQFLALDDKEYRATMLLGITTDTMDIEGQVTGRQEPDVNEDRIREALNYFTGEISQAPPRYSAVKYKGKPLYSWARKGIDISLPPRAVRVYSSILEEIALPYVTFRVACSKGTYIRTLCADLGDRLGCGGCLAALRRLRSGCFTLDAAVSLEETSGKERREILTARLIPLSESLQQMAAIVIGGELAGKIREGCQPDGNSLRNYHIPSLAGGDMVRFLTPNGGLVAVARILCASDEFSDADAGQPVVKIMRVFSDRT, encoded by the coding sequence ATGGCTTTTAGGCTTATGGATGGCATCCTGATCGTGGATAAGTCGCCGGGAAAGACCTCGCAGCAGGCCGTTTCGGAGGTCAGACGGATTCTGGGAGTCCGGAAAGCCGGGCATTCCGGGACACTTGATCCGCTGGCCACGGGAGTGCTTCCCATCTGCCTGAACGAGGCAACCAAGCTGGTTCAGTTTCTTGCCCTGGATGATAAAGAATACCGTGCCACGATGCTGTTGGGGATTACAACGGATACCATGGACATCGAAGGGCAGGTTACAGGCCGTCAGGAGCCGGACGTGAATGAGGACCGGATCCGGGAGGCCCTGAACTATTTTACCGGTGAGATCAGCCAGGCGCCTCCCCGGTATTCCGCCGTCAAGTATAAGGGAAAACCGCTTTATTCCTGGGCAAGGAAGGGAATTGACATCTCCCTCCCTCCTCGGGCTGTAAGGGTATATTCTTCGATTCTGGAGGAGATTGCCCTTCCCTATGTCACGTTTCGGGTAGCCTGTTCAAAAGGGACCTACATCCGCACCCTCTGTGCCGATTTAGGAGATCGCCTGGGTTGTGGAGGGTGTCTCGCCGCGTTAAGGAGGTTACGGAGCGGCTGTTTTACTCTCGATGCGGCTGTTTCGCTGGAAGAAACTTCCGGAAAAGAGCGTAGGGAAATCCTGACGGCCAGGTTGATTCCCCTGAGCGAAAGTCTGCAGCAAATGGCTGCCATCGTGATTGGCGGCGAACTGGCGGGAAAAATCCGGGAAGGGTGCCAGCCTGATGGAAACAGCCTCCGGAATTATCATATTCCTTCCCTTGCGGGTGGAGATATGGTAAGGTTTCTCACTCCCAATGGGGGGCTGGTCGCGGTGGCCAGGATACTCTGTGCGTCGGATGAGTTTTCTGATGCCGACGCGGGACAGCCGGTTGTAAAAATTATGAGGGTTTTTTCCGATCGTACCTGA
- a CDS encoding DUF503 domain-containing protein has translation MVVGSGLIELWIVESRSLKEKRGVLKRILQRTRNAFNVSIAEIGENDSWKRAKVGFCVVGNDTRYINGKVDHILSFIEDLQLAEILDSRIEIVSLSDAMPHVDDSAGKYGLE, from the coding sequence ATGGTCGTTGGATCTGGGCTGATTGAACTGTGGATTGTCGAGAGTCGATCTTTGAAGGAAAAAAGGGGGGTCTTGAAGCGGATCCTTCAGCGGACCCGGAATGCCTTCAATGTTTCCATTGCTGAAATCGGCGAAAACGACTCCTGGAAGCGGGCAAAAGTCGGATTTTGCGTCGTGGGGAACGATACGCGCTACATAAATGGAAAGGTTGACCACATCCTTTCTTTTATTGAGGATCTTCAGCTGGCCGAAATCCTGGACAGCAGGATCGAAATTGTTTCCCTATCGGACGCCATGCCGCATGTTGACGATTCCGCCGGTAAATATGGACTGGAATAG
- the rbfA gene encoding 30S ribosome-binding factor RbfA yields the protein MSQFKRADRVADLVKVELADILLKRIRDPRVSRLTVTGVKMSDDLRTAWIYFVELGEDVCRPETLESLQKASGFIKRELGTRLKLRYVPDLIFKQDTSFAYGSRIDRLISEINREEENDRSDS from the coding sequence ATGTCGCAGTTTAAGAGAGCGGATCGGGTTGCGGATCTGGTGAAAGTGGAGCTTGCGGATATTCTGCTGAAGCGGATTCGTGATCCCCGGGTCAGTCGGCTGACGGTCACCGGGGTCAAGATGAGCGATGACCTGCGCACTGCTTGGATTTATTTCGTCGAACTGGGCGAGGATGTCTGCCGTCCGGAGACCCTTGAGAGTCTGCAGAAGGCCAGCGGCTTCATCAAAAGGGAACTGGGTACGAGATTGAAGCTGCGCTATGTGCCGGATCTGATCTTCAAACAGGATACCTCCTTTGCCTACGGGAGCCGGATTGATCGGCTCATCAGTGAGATTAACAGAGAAGAAGAGAATGATAGATCGGATTCTTGA
- a CDS encoding DHH family phosphoesterase, with translation MIDRILEIIERSKTFLISTHERLDGDAVGSELALYALFRQMGKEADIYNQDATPENYRFLPGSQDIRQNLPADIAGRYDAAFIVDCSDLSRVGKGAEQIARIGTLVNIDHHISNTKFCELSYVDPRASSAGELIYRLISRMGCAVSREIATNLYAALLTDTGGFHYGSTGKETLLAAGNLVGWGANPQEISENIYENNPLAKIRLLAKALETLTFDLEGRFGFMVVWQKDMQTVGAVPEHTEGFVDLPRSISGVEVSALFSEQNNGPFKVSFRSKGKVDVERVARAFDGGGHRNASACRIHGDFETVRSRVLDVIRDGF, from the coding sequence ATGATAGATCGGATTCTTGAGATTATCGAGCGTTCCAAAACCTTTCTGATCTCGACCCACGAAAGGCTGGATGGAGACGCCGTGGGGTCGGAACTGGCTCTTTATGCCCTGTTCCGGCAAATGGGGAAAGAGGCGGATATTTACAACCAGGACGCAACTCCGGAGAATTATCGCTTTCTGCCCGGCAGCCAGGATATCCGCCAGAATCTCCCCGCGGATATTGCCGGTCGGTATGATGCGGCGTTTATCGTGGATTGCAGTGATCTGAGCCGGGTGGGCAAGGGGGCTGAGCAGATTGCCCGTATCGGAACGCTCGTCAATATTGACCACCATATCTCCAATACGAAATTTTGTGAGCTTTCCTATGTCGATCCCCGGGCGAGTTCAGCGGGAGAATTGATCTATCGCTTGATTTCCCGGATGGGGTGTGCCGTTTCCCGAGAGATCGCGACCAATCTTTATGCGGCCCTTTTAACCGATACGGGCGGGTTCCATTATGGAAGCACCGGTAAGGAAACATTGCTTGCCGCGGGGAATCTGGTCGGATGGGGTGCGAACCCCCAGGAAATATCAGAAAATATATACGAGAACAACCCTCTGGCTAAAATTCGGTTGCTGGCCAAGGCTCTGGAAACATTGACCTTCGATCTGGAAGGACGGTTCGGGTTCATGGTGGTCTGGCAAAAAGACATGCAGACCGTGGGCGCTGTTCCGGAACATACCGAAGGCTTTGTTGACCTTCCCCGGTCGATTTCCGGCGTGGAGGTCTCGGCCCTGTTCAGTGAACAGAATAATGGGCCTTTCAAGGTCAGCTTCCGTTCCAAGGGGAAGGTCGATGTGGAGCGGGTGGCCCGCGCTTTTGACGGCGGTGGGCATCGAAACGCATCCGCCTGCAGGATTCATGGAGACTTTGAAACGGTCCGGTCTCGGGTTCTGGACGTGATTCGGGATGGCTTTTAG